In a single window of the Candidatus Krumholzibacteriia bacterium genome:
- a CDS encoding protein kinase: protein MPESLGPWKLLRLLGEGGMGQVYEARGPDGETVALKVLRGGASAGAREKEMFSREARVGLRLHHPGLVEVLEVSEDNGHPYLVMEYLPGPTLRELRESGALSLQSVLALAFPVLEALDYLQNEGVVHRDLKSGNIMLDREGRPRLMDFGLTRFSDETSLTQTGLIFGSPHYMSPEQGMGETLSEASDLFSFGVVLYELITGRLPFRGDHPVGVVYAIINEEPESIRRIRPELPEALSWILSRAMAKRPADRYESAAEFSADLLALKEHLEGRISAEALHLKARPPEARSVDRLRLAGRDRELQSLCEWIETPPGASLLYLSGEAGIGKTRLVREAISRLGERAPKILVGRTQPGRESFPYQPWREALRPELLDRKLLEAGRFEELLREHPGRERLSQILRAFFQGEKGEADDREQLFEALRVFFKSLSRETDFRFWFEDFHRADHASLDLLTFLSRSPEPPFCMVSYRTEELEEGSLLRNLIRELDREGRCRSISLERLGEEELGRLVEDVLPGSSEDPRIASRLFRESRGNPFILGELLGILERGNYETGGDPEDWDLPLPDRLQDLVGLRLSSLSEEDRDLLDLAAVEGEAFQADTLAAVLGKRKIHVLRQLQKIQRGSGVLRAAEGRFLFDHALVHRVLYESLSPDLCREYHRMVGEHIEEHRSARADSSAAVARHYMAAGEARRALPFLLAAGRVARGLYANYEARRQLEPALEIAELWWLEEPLSEASTLRREVLQELGELEATEGNYDSSEKLLSQSRSLLVPGIEDSLQPELRRLRGESLFFAGRKEEASAELSAALSACEEGQNRERALILRSLARLESTQNRWEKALQTCEEARELEGLSASESLALKHTMGLIQMSRGDLDEAQRVFSEVIREASLAEEESLHAASLANQGIVHWRKGRAREAVESLEESLVIRRRMGTLTEIARSLVNLAIIRTKQGSLGEARSLLEESQSMKRRIGDADSLAHGENALGNLENTDGRLEKAIEHYRTAAELHFQSENRAGAAVALHNQGETLLDMGCVEEARPLLDRALDLREDLQLRTGRASSWRARARLLAALGDEEEARAAFSKARRIAADEPGTMERLKVELEVLGFLCDLKEVSEARKQLEELRKSLSSWPPEGLSFEFRFLDLRLLRAEGKEKAETLFRELLSGFPSTENPYQRCLLLHYWSKGDSDTAEGSEARELAGRHGYHWLSGD, encoded by the coding sequence ATGCCGGAATCTTTGGGACCCTGGAAATTGCTCCGTCTTCTGGGCGAGGGCGGAATGGGACAGGTCTACGAGGCCCGTGGCCCCGACGGGGAGACGGTCGCCCTCAAGGTTCTTCGCGGGGGAGCCAGTGCCGGCGCCCGCGAGAAGGAAATGTTTTCCCGGGAAGCACGGGTGGGGCTTCGACTCCATCATCCCGGCCTGGTGGAAGTTCTCGAAGTCAGTGAGGACAATGGCCACCCTTATCTTGTCATGGAGTACCTTCCCGGGCCTACGCTAAGGGAGCTTCGCGAAAGCGGCGCACTCAGCCTGCAGAGTGTTCTGGCTCTGGCCTTTCCGGTTCTTGAAGCACTCGACTATCTCCAGAATGAAGGCGTGGTGCATCGGGACCTGAAGAGCGGCAACATTATGCTCGATCGTGAAGGGCGCCCCCGCCTTATGGATTTTGGACTGACCCGTTTTTCCGATGAAACCAGCCTGACGCAGACCGGCCTGATTTTTGGTTCCCCGCACTACATGTCTCCCGAACAGGGAATGGGGGAGACTCTCAGTGAAGCGAGTGATCTCTTTTCCTTTGGCGTTGTTCTCTATGAACTCATCACAGGTCGTTTGCCCTTCCGCGGAGATCATCCGGTGGGCGTGGTCTATGCCATCATCAATGAGGAACCGGAGTCCATTCGGCGAATTCGACCGGAACTGCCCGAAGCTCTTTCCTGGATTCTGTCGCGAGCCATGGCCAAGAGACCGGCGGATCGCTACGAGAGTGCCGCCGAGTTTTCTGCGGATCTATTAGCTTTGAAGGAACATCTTGAAGGGCGAATCAGTGCCGAAGCTCTTCACTTGAAGGCCCGTCCCCCGGAAGCAAGGAGCGTGGATCGACTTCGCCTGGCCGGTCGAGATCGGGAACTGCAGAGTCTTTGCGAGTGGATCGAGACACCGCCCGGGGCGAGTCTTCTTTATCTTTCCGGCGAAGCAGGGATCGGAAAAACGCGACTGGTTCGGGAGGCGATTTCCCGACTGGGAGAACGGGCTCCGAAGATTCTGGTGGGCCGCACCCAGCCCGGACGGGAGTCCTTTCCTTATCAGCCCTGGCGGGAGGCCCTTCGCCCGGAACTGCTCGACCGCAAGCTCCTGGAGGCTGGCCGCTTTGAGGAACTGCTCAGGGAACATCCCGGCCGAGAGCGTCTGTCGCAGATTCTTCGCGCCTTCTTCCAGGGAGAAAAGGGAGAGGCGGATGATCGCGAGCAACTCTTCGAGGCTCTCCGGGTATTCTTCAAGTCACTGTCCCGGGAAACAGATTTCCGTTTCTGGTTTGAAGACTTCCACCGCGCAGACCATGCCAGTCTGGATCTCCTGACCTTCCTGTCCCGCTCGCCGGAACCGCCGTTCTGCATGGTTTCCTACCGGACCGAGGAACTGGAGGAAGGCTCCCTGCTGAGGAACCTGATCCGGGAGCTGGACCGGGAGGGCCGTTGCCGGAGTATCTCGCTGGAGCGACTCGGGGAGGAGGAACTGGGGCGACTGGTGGAGGATGTTCTTCCGGGAAGCTCCGAAGATCCGCGCATTGCCAGCCGCCTCTTTCGGGAGAGCCGCGGAAACCCTTTCATCCTGGGTGAACTGCTGGGCATTCTGGAGCGGGGAAACTATGAGACTGGCGGCGATCCCGAGGACTGGGATCTGCCGCTACCCGATCGACTTCAGGATCTGGTGGGTCTGCGCCTTTCTTCTCTCTCCGAAGAGGATCGGGATCTGCTGGATCTTGCGGCGGTCGAGGGCGAGGCCTTTCAGGCAGACACTCTGGCAGCGGTTCTCGGCAAGCGGAAGATTCATGTCCTGCGACAGCTTCAGAAAATCCAGCGAGGAAGCGGAGTCCTGCGGGCTGCGGAAGGACGCTTCCTCTTTGACCACGCACTTGTGCATCGGGTTCTTTATGAATCTCTCTCGCCCGACCTGTGTCGGGAGTATCACCGGATGGTGGGAGAGCACATCGAGGAGCACCGGAGTGCAAGAGCCGATTCCTCGGCCGCAGTTGCAAGGCACTACATGGCTGCGGGAGAAGCTCGCCGTGCGCTTCCCTTCCTTCTGGCGGCCGGACGGGTGGCTCGCGGTCTTTACGCGAATTACGAAGCTCGCAGGCAGTTGGAGCCGGCACTGGAGATCGCGGAGCTATGGTGGCTGGAAGAGCCTCTCAGCGAGGCTTCCACGCTGCGACGAGAAGTGCTTCAGGAACTGGGTGAGTTGGAGGCCACCGAAGGAAACTACGATTCCAGCGAGAAGCTCCTGAGCCAGTCCCGCAGTCTTCTGGTTCCCGGCATCGAGGATTCCCTTCAGCCGGAACTCCGCCGCCTTCGCGGAGAGTCTCTTTTCTTTGCCGGACGCAAGGAAGAAGCATCCGCAGAACTGTCAGCCGCTCTTTCTGCCTGTGAAGAGGGGCAGAACCGTGAGCGCGCGCTGATCCTGCGAAGTCTCGCCCGTCTGGAGAGCACACAGAATCGTTGGGAGAAAGCACTCCAGACCTGTGAAGAGGCCCGGGAACTGGAGGGCCTGTCCGCTTCAGAATCCCTGGCTCTTAAGCACACCATGGGCTTGATCCAGATGAGCCGGGGAGATCTGGATGAGGCCCAGCGAGTGTTTTCAGAGGTCATCCGGGAAGCGTCCCTCGCAGAGGAGGAATCCCTGCACGCTGCCTCGCTTGCCAATCAGGGCATCGTGCATTGGCGCAAAGGACGGGCCCGGGAAGCCGTGGAGAGTCTGGAGGAGAGTCTTGTCATTCGAAGGCGCATGGGCACGCTGACCGAGATTGCCAGAAGTCTTGTGAATCTGGCGATCATCCGCACGAAGCAGGGCTCTCTGGGAGAAGCTCGCAGTTTGCTGGAAGAGAGCCAGTCCATGAAACGCCGGATCGGCGACGCCGACAGTCTGGCCCATGGAGAGAACGCTCTCGGGAATCTGGAGAACACGGACGGTCGCCTGGAGAAGGCCATCGAACATTACCGGACAGCCGCAGAGCTACACTTCCAGTCGGAAAACCGGGCGGGAGCGGCCGTGGCACTTCACAATCAGGGCGAGACGCTCCTGGACATGGGCTGCGTCGAGGAAGCTCGCCCTCTGCTCGACCGCGCCCTGGACTTGCGGGAGGACCTGCAACTACGCACGGGAAGAGCCTCCAGTTGGAGGGCACGGGCTCGCCTTCTCGCAGCACTCGGGGATGAAGAAGAGGCAAGAGCGGCTTTCAGCAAGGCGCGCAGGATTGCAGCGGATGAGCCGGGCACGATGGAACGCCTCAAGGTGGAACTGGAGGTTCTCGGATTTCTCTGCGATTTGAAGGAAGTGTCAGAAGCCCGCAAGCAGTTGGAAGAGTTGCGGAAGTCCCTTTCATCCTGGCCCCCCGAAGGACTGAGCTTCGAGTTCCGATTTCTCGATCTACGGCTCCTGCGAGCTGAGGGAAAGGAGAAAGCCGAAACCCTGTTCCGGGAACTGCTTTCCGGGTTTCCTTCCACGGAGAATCCCTATCAACGCTGTCTCCTCCTCCATTACTGGAGCAAAGGAGACAGCGATACCGCAGAAGGTTCCGAAGCCCGGGAACTGGCCGGACGACATGGCTATCACTGGCTGAGCGGCGACTAG
- a CDS encoding ATP-binding protein — protein MRKAQDELLQFLAAKAYYSPMQVYLHWIDEAGNASQSFGPFEPKEGLQLSLGRSGDCDIVLTDKSVSREHASLCFHEENWHLEDLRSRYGSELDGNPVSESTPLKSASRIRLGRVLLEFSSNSKHNTQRPKEDRRFPVLLSILDILGRERSPAELMRSVISIAAKAVEADRGFLLLVDPDSGRWRPDSLASWNREGIGDLDEDAIGRVSQTVLREALDSGDTVFLRFAADDPRYESSESIRIESIQSVICCPLRVEDRRLGAFYIDRTHEGSHPFREDDRELLDTVSRQAALLLEREELVRARNRSDKLALLGTMLGRVTHELKNPLYNIRGTAENLGEKLRGGDLPREEVLARVDRILSGVDRAEENMRTLLGFVHPSEGPREPMDLARILTTAAVETGTLFQKSGIRLERNYEKGARVLGQSEALRQVFSNLLTNAAQALEEGGSVGISMSSERRLGASEDNWVEVIVSDNGPGIAEEDLGRIFDDFFTTKKGRGGSGLGLAICRQIVEEHRGEIRAENGAEGGAVFRVGLPLHS, from the coding sequence TTGCGCAAGGCTCAAGATGAATTGTTGCAGTTTCTTGCAGCGAAAGCCTACTATTCGCCAATGCAGGTCTATCTTCACTGGATTGATGAGGCGGGAAACGCCTCGCAGAGTTTCGGTCCCTTCGAACCGAAAGAGGGTCTCCAGCTCTCTCTTGGCCGTAGCGGGGACTGCGACATCGTCCTCACGGACAAGAGTGTGAGCCGCGAACACGCTTCGCTCTGTTTCCATGAGGAAAACTGGCACTTAGAAGACCTGCGGAGCCGCTACGGTAGCGAACTGGACGGGAACCCCGTCTCCGAATCCACGCCCCTGAAGAGTGCGAGCCGAATCCGTCTGGGAAGGGTGCTTCTGGAGTTTTCCTCCAATAGCAAACACAATACCCAGAGACCCAAGGAAGATCGCCGTTTCCCGGTTCTCCTCTCGATTCTCGACATTCTGGGACGCGAGCGCTCGCCCGCAGAACTGATGCGCTCGGTAATCTCCATTGCGGCTAAAGCCGTGGAAGCCGACCGGGGCTTTCTCCTTCTCGTGGATCCGGACAGCGGTCGCTGGCGCCCCGACAGCCTGGCCTCCTGGAACCGGGAAGGCATCGGCGATCTGGACGAAGATGCAATCGGCCGGGTCAGCCAGACAGTTCTTCGGGAGGCGCTCGACAGCGGCGACACGGTATTCCTGCGTTTCGCCGCTGATGACCCCCGCTACGAATCCTCCGAGTCGATCCGGATCGAGTCCATCCAGTCGGTGATCTGCTGCCCGCTTCGCGTGGAGGATCGTCGCCTGGGAGCCTTCTACATCGACCGCACTCACGAAGGAAGCCATCCCTTTCGCGAGGATGACCGCGAACTTCTCGACACAGTCTCCCGGCAGGCAGCCCTTCTTCTGGAGCGCGAAGAGCTGGTTCGCGCCCGCAACCGCAGTGACAAACTGGCTCTTCTCGGCACCATGCTCGGTCGCGTTACCCACGAACTGAAAAACCCGCTCTACAACATCCGGGGAACCGCCGAAAATCTGGGCGAGAAACTCCGGGGCGGGGATCTCCCGCGAGAAGAAGTCCTCGCACGGGTGGACCGCATCCTCTCGGGCGTAGACCGCGCCGAGGAGAACATGCGCACCCTTCTCGGCTTCGTGCATCCGAGTGAAGGCCCGCGAGAGCCGATGGACCTTGCGCGCATTCTCACAACGGCCGCCGTAGAAACCGGCACTCTTTTTCAGAAGAGCGGAATCCGGCTCGAAAGAAACTACGAAAAAGGGGCCCGCGTTCTTGGGCAGTCGGAGGCTCTGCGGCAGGTCTTCAGCAACCTCTTGACCAATGCCGCGCAGGCACTCGAGGAAGGCGGAAGCGTAGGGATCTCCATGAGCAGTGAGCGAAGGCTGGGAGCCAGCGAGGACAACTGGGTGGAAGTCATTGTCTCGGACAACGGGCCGGGAATTGCCGAAGAGGATCTGGGACGGATCTTCGATGATTTCTTTACAACGAAAAAGGGACGCGGGGGAAGCGGGCTGGGCCTGGCCATCTGTCGACAGATTGTCGAGGAACACCGTGGAGAGATCCGGGCGGAAAACGGAGCTGAAGGCGGCGCTGTTTTTCGCGTGGGACTTCCTCTTCATTCCTGA